A region of the Chryseobacterium cucumeris genome:
GGATCTTATTCTGGAAGACCTAAGAAAATTACTGGAAGAACTGGAGACTAAAACACTGGAAAAAAATAATTTTCAGATCTATGTCAATGATTTAGTAATTTTAAACAACAGTATTTTATTCAAAAATGAAGAACAGTGTTCCTTTTTTGTGCCTTTCAGCATGTTTGGATATATGATGACCAATGATAAAATGACGTGCGAAGATTCTCTGAGCTATTTTGAACATCAGATCAAAAACTCAAGATCACTGAACGAATCCGGAAACAGAGAGAGGAAAATATTTTTTAATAAGATGTATGAGCAGATCGACAGATTAAAACAAAATTTATCATGAACAGCCTTCGTAGCGGCGAATATTTTGGGGAAACCAATCAAATGGTCAATTTGGAAGGATTGACCATCACCGATACGGAGTATACTCATCCTTACGTAGACTGGCATTATCATGAAAATGCTTATTTCACTTTTCTTCTACAGGGCACCATGACAGAAGGAAACAGAAAAGAAACCTACGGCTGTTCTGCAGGGACATTATTGTATCATCATTGGGAAGATCCGCACTATAATCGTAAACCGGATATTTTCACAAGAGGCTTTCACATTGAGCTTTCGCAAAGCTGGTTTGATCGGTTTGATATTCAGAAAAATAAAGTGGAAGGAAGTTTTAATATCAAAAATCCTGCTTTAAAACTATTGGTTTATCAGATGTTCAAAGAAACCAAAACCAATGATATTTCTTTTGATCTAAATATTAATCAGTTATTACTGCATCTTTTCAACCAGTTAACTCATCAGAAGGAAAATACAGAAAGAAAACCTTTGTGGGTAGGCCGGATCAATGAAATTCTGCATGAAAGCTTTACAGAAAATCTCAGTCTTACAGAACTTTCCAAAACACTGAACATCCATCCTGTTCATCTCAGCAGGGAATTTCATAAACATTTCCATTGCAATCTGGGGGAATATCTCAGAAAATTAAAGATTAATAAATCAATGGAACTTCTCAATTCACCTTCTTCTTTAACGGATATTGCTCTGGAATGTGGTTTTTCAGATCAGAGTCACTTTATCCGATGTTTTAAAGAAAATATCGGAATTACTCCTTTGAAATACAGGAATCTGTTGAAAAATCATTGAAACTTGATTGTTTGAGATTCTTCATTACATTGCATTTCATTGAGACTGACACGCGTTAAATAACATCATTCACGATTTGGATACATCATTCCCCGATTTGGATACATTTCCCTTTTCGTAAGTTTTCATCTTTGTACCATCATTTAAACAAAAAAATATTTAAAAATGGAAACAAAAAAAGTATGGTTCGTGACAGGAGCTTCAAAAGGCTTAGGGTTCGAGTTGGTGAAAAAATTACTTTCAGAAGGATTTCAGGTTGCTGCAACAAGCCGTACCGTTGAATCCCTGATCTCCAACATTGGAGAAAGTTCAGAAAACTTCCTTCCGCTCAGCGTAAACATCACAGACAATAATGATATCAAATCTGCTATTGAAAAAACAGTAAACCATTTCGGACAAATTGATGTAGTGGTCAACAATGCAGGTTACGGCCAGATCGGAACGCTTGAAGAACTTACTGATGAGGAAGCAAGAGAAAATTATGCAGTGAATGTTTTCGGAACTTTAAATGTGATCCGAAACGCCATGCCTTATCTGCGTAAACAAAGGTCAGGAAACATTTTCAATATTTCTTCTGTCGGAGGATATTCTGCTAATTTTCCAGGCTGGGGAATCTACTGTTCTACAAAATTTGCGGTTGCCGGATTTACGGAAGCGCTGGCTGAAGAGGTAAAAGATTTCGGAGTTCATGCTACCGTGGTTTACCCGGGATATTTCCGTACCGATTTTCTAACTAAGGATTCTGTGAAAACGCCCGCCAATCCTATCCAGGCTTATGAAGCAGCGAGAAATTCGGAACAGGCTCACCTTAATGAAATCAATGGAAATCAGCCTAACGATCCTGAAAAAGCAGCGGATGTCCTGATTCAGATCAGTAAAGAGAAAAATCCTCCAGTACATTTATTATTGGGTGTAGGAACGATGGAATTTCTGAATAACAAAATTGATATTTTAAAGAAAGATGCTGAGAAATGGGAAAGCCTGACTGTTTCTACTGCAATTTAATATAATCATGTCCTTCGACTCCGCTCAGGGTGACATTTCTAATACTGAATGTTTTAATTTATATTCCTGAATTCGATATAAAACTTTAGAGAGATCAGTCTTAGCGGAGCCGAAGACTTTTTGGATCAATGTGTTATCATTTTGAAAAAACAACTAACTTCGTTATATGAAACAACCTGTTCGTTTTAATTCTATATCCGATTTTCATGCTTTCTGCGGACTTCCGAGTCCTGAGCATCCGCTGATCAGCCTGATCGATTACAGCAAGGTCCGCTATGTTGTAGAAAATGAAGAATTGAGATGGATCCAGAATTTTTATTCCATTGGTTTGAAAAAAAATGTTACTCCAAAGTTCAATTACGGGCAGCAGCAATACGACTTTAACTCCGGAGTGCTCTGTTTCGTTTCCCCGCAACAGTATTTAAGCCTGGAAATCAATCCGGATATAGAAGCAGAACCTACAGGATATTTATTGCTTATTCATCCTGATTTTCTGTGGAATACTTCATTAACCCGGAAAATAAAGTCTTACGATTTCTTTAGTTATAAGGTGAAAGAAGCACTTTTCCTTTCTGATAAGGAAGAGAAAATCCTTGTTGATCTATTTAAAAATATCGAGCGGGAATATATGGCCAATATCGATAAATTCACGCAGGATCTGATTATTGCCCAGATTGAATTGTTACTGATTTATTCAGACCGCTTTTATGAAAGGCAGTTTTTCACCAGAAAAAAATCAAGCCACGAATTGTTATATAAATTTGAAGACATTCTTTCTCAATATTTTGAAAACGGAAACCTCCTTGAAAACGGAATTCCCACAGTGAAATGTATTGCCGAGCAGATGAATATTTCACCTAATTACCTTGGAACGCTCTTACGTCTTCACACCCGGCAAAATACACAGCAGCATATTCAGAATAAATTAATTGATGCGGCAAAAGAACGTTTAAGCACCACCAATTTGTCTGTCAGTGAAATTGCTTATGAGCTGGGCTTTGAGCATCCGCAGTCTTTCAGCAAACTTTTTAAGCAAAAAACAAATCAGTCACCAGGAGAATTCAGAAAGCTTTTCAATTAGCAGCGCTTTGAAATGATCATTATAAAATAGCAATGTTAATTTCATTCTATTTCACTCTAAAGAAGTTTATTATTTTTGATTAAATACTTCTTTGATATGAAATCATTTCTACTATTGATCTTTATTTTTATATTTTGTCTACATCACGGGCAAAACAACAATATTGTCAATCCTGAAAAAATTGAAAATCCGGTTCAGAAAAAAAATAGTGGAAAGATTGTTTTCCTTTCACAAAATACGCCGCTGGACAACCTGAAAGATTCAGATATTCTCACTTCTACTGTATTTCAGGAAAACGGAGATCTTGGTATTCATGCTTTTTTTGATAACTCGCTGATCAATTATCTTCATCAGCTTGAACCCGGCTGGACTATGGATGAATTGTTGAAAAAAGGAAATTATCAGTTCTCATTTTATGTAGACGGAAAACTTATTTATCAGGAAAATATCAATACAGGAGCGGGAACTTCCGACCATAAAAAATTCAAAACCAGCTTACGAATTCCTCTTCTCAGCAGCAAAAATGAAGATTCCTGGGGAAGGTATTTATGGATGCGTTTTTATATGGCTCACGACGGAATTGATGCACTTTCAGCAGGCAATCATGTTCTAAAAATTGAAATCCGCCCTTACCTTACCACTTACACGATCATAACGGGATCAGTCATTGCAGAAGGACAAATCAATCTCACTGTTCCTGCTCAAAACACTACAGAGCAGCAAATCGCCATTCAACCTATTCAGTCCAATAGCGGTTGGAATATTTCACAGGAAAGAATCAATACGGAAAGCATCAGAACTCTGAATAAGAAAATTGCAGAAAACAGGTTCAAAAATATCACCGGAATAGCTGTTATAAAGGAAGGAAAATTACTTATTGAAGAATATTTTAACGGATCCGGAAGAGATTCATTACAGGATACGCGCTCTGTTGGGAAATCTTTTTCTTCTGCTTTAACGGGAATTGCAATCCAGGATGGATATTTAAAAAGTGAAAATCAAACTCTGAAAGAATTTTATGATCTTAAACTTTTTAAAAATTATTCTTCTCAAAAAGAAAATATTACTATAAAAAGCTTACTGACAATGAGTTCAGGATTTGACGGAAATGATGAAAATTCTGAATCTCCGGGAAATGAAGAAAATATGTACCCGACAGAAAACTGGGTAAAGTTTACGCTGGATCTGCCTTTGACAGGGAATAAAACCGGTAAAAACTGGAGTTACTTTACGGCAGGTGTTGTATTATCCGGAGATATTTTGGATAAAACAGTTCCAAAAGGTTTAAAAAATTATGCAGATAAAACATTATTCCAGCCACTCGGAATCACCCGCTATAAATGGCAGTTTACACCACAGCAGAAGCCTTCTTTGGCGGGAGGACTCCGTATGAGACTACTGGATCTTGCAAAATTCGGACAGTTGTATAAAAATAATGGCGACTGGAATGGAAAAACGATATTGAGTAAGGAATGGATTAAAAAATCCTTCACCAATTATTTTCCTGATCATCCTGATTTCGAAGGATATGGCTATCTGTTCTGGCGAAAGATTTACAAGGTGGGAAACAAAAGTTATGAAGCTTTCCACTCCAGTGGAAATGGAGGAAATAAGATTATTATTTTCACTCAGATACCAGTTGTCATAGTAATTACAGCGCAAGCCTACAACAAGCCCTACGCACACCAGCAATCTGAAAAAATAGTACAGGATTATCTTTTACCCGCCTTAAAAATGAGTAATGAATAATCAGTAATGAGTAAGTAATGTAGAAAAGTGAGAATGAATTGCTTATTGCTAAACTATTCGTCTTTTTTTGAAGGAACCAGAAAAACATCAATAAGACCTTCAGGAAGTTCCATTTTGATGATTCTTTCTTCTCTGTCTACCTCAAGAATCCAGTCTTTGATCATTGGAATAACCACTTCTTTTCCATCCAGATTGGTAATGAAATACACCTGTGCTGTCTGATCGTTCACAGATCTGATCACGCCACAGTTGTTATCATTCTGATCAAGAATTTCAAATCCGATGATTTCGTGGTAATAGAATTGTTTTCCTGAAAGTTTAGGCAGTGAAGCAAGCGGAAGGTAAACACTTTTACCCAGCACCTGATCTACCATAGCTTCAGAAGAGTTTTTGAATGCAAGATTCAGAGCATCCAGTTTGCTCCATGATGATTTTTCAATAAAAAATGGAACCAATAATCCGTTGATTTCAACGAATATTGATTCCAATTTATTGTAAAGCTCGGGTTGATCGGTATCCAATTTAAGGATCACGTTACCCGCAAGTCCATGTCTGCGTGTGATTTTTCCTAAAAAATAGCAATCTTCTTTACGCATAACAGGTTTTGTTCTTAAGCTTCAGTGTTTTCTTCAGTTTCAGCAGCAGGAGCTTCTCCTTCTGTAGCTTCAGCAACAACTTCTTCAGCAGGTGCATTAGCAGCTTCTTCAGCAGCTTTAGCATCAGCTTCAGCTTGTGCAGCAGCAGCAACTCTAGCTTCGTTTACTTTTACTTCAGCTTCTAAAGCAGCTTTCTTAGCATCAGCTTTAGCAGTAGCTAAACCTTCTACTTTACCTTGTACTTTAGCATCTTTAGCTTCTACCCAAGCATTGAATCTTTTTTCAGCTTCAGCTTCGTCAAAAGCACCTTTAGCTACACCACCTTGTAAGTGTTTTTTGTAAAGAGCACCTTTGTAAGATAAAATAGCTCTAGCAGTATCAGTAGGCTGAGCACCGTTGTTTAACCACTTTACAGCAGAATCAACGTTCAATTCGATAGTTGCCGGGTTAGTAATTGGGTTGTAAGTACCTAGTTTTTCGATGAATCTACCATCTCTTCTAGCTCTAGAATCTGCAACCACGATGTGGAAAAAAGGTTTTCCTTTTTTACCGTGTCTTTGTAATCTGATTTTTACTGACATAATGTTTGAATTTTACGGGAACTCGTCCCAGTTAAATATTTAAGAGTGCAAAGATAGTAAAAAAGTTTGAAGTAAAGAGCTCTGAGTAAAAAGTTTTATAAAATTCATTATTTTTTAACTAATCAGTGCAAAAGAGAATACTGTTGAAATAATCACAGAAATTAAAACTGCCATAAAAACAACAAAATTATCTCTTGTTTTTCCTGTAATCCCATAGATCACCAAATAGTTGATGATATACGCAGGCACCAGTAGAAAAAATGAAAACTGCCCGGTAGATGTAAGCACAGCCTTAAAAAAAAGACTCCCGGTTACAGAAGCTATGATAAGCCCTAAAAGACTTTTAAAAATGATTTTCTCATCTATCTTATCATTTTCTTTGACTTTTGAAAACTGATCAAATTTATTCAGAATAAAAATCTTTAAATCGCTGCTGCTAATCATTTCTGAAGAAATATTTTCAAGGATAACATCTATATTTTCTCCCTTTTGTACCCTTTTGTGTACTTCAAATGAGATTCTCCCTTTTTCTTTGACTAAAACTTTCCTGTATTCTGCTGTTTTTACAAATTCATCATAATTGAATTGCTGACTGATGGCTTCCCGCAGTTCATCATTGACTTTACCAGTATGATCAGTCATATGAAGATAGGCAACATGAAGATCTTCTTCATTATAATTTCTGTAAATATTCTTCATCTACACCGTTCCCATATAGAAAAGTCCAAGGCACTTCTGGTTTTCCTCAATGGTCAGAGAGTCTTTCAGCTCGTCCACGATTTTAGGAGAACTCCAGTAACACCCGATATTATTTGCTGTACAGCTAAGATACATATTCTGAACCGCCATTGAAGTCGCTGCTATTTCTTCCCATTCAGGAACCATTCCGCTGAAGTTGACAACAATAGAAACCACAACATTGGCTTTATTGATTTTAAAACCGATATCGTTGTATTTTTTTTCTAAAAAAAGTTGTTCTGGAGTAACGGTCTTATAGATAGCCTGCATTTCTGCTGCCAGCTGTGCTTTTTCTTCTCCTTTGAATATTTTGAAACGCCAAGGCTTAGTACGTTTGTGATTGGGAGCAAACGTGGCAGAATTTACAATCTCTTCCAAAACTTCCTGAGATATTTCTGTGTCTGTATAATCTTTCGGGAAAATACTTCTTCTCTCCTCTATAATTTCTTTTAAAATGGTTGCTTTACTCATACCTGCAAATTTACAACATGAAATTCAATCTTCATTTTAAAATGTTAAGGATGTATAGCCAGTTTACGATTTTTATACGCCTGATAATTGCTTATGATAAATGTTGCTGCAATGATTAAAACAATCAGAATACTCAGCCATTTTTCATAGACTTCCCCTTTTGCCGGGTTCAGCATAAATAACACAATAAAACTTATGGAATATACTACCCCGGCAATGATCCATCTGTTATCGGGATCAGGATATTCCTTCACGGTACTTGCTTTATTGTAATTAAAAACAGGAAGCAGTTTATGTTGATCCCAAATGACCAATATCAGTACGGCAATCATCATTAAGGAGGTGATTATCCAGGTCCCCGAAAAGGAAAGGCTGAGGGTAATAACCCAGATATTACTCAAGATAGCCAGAAACATCAATGCTCCCAATGTTGCAAAGCGCTGTGTCATCAGTAAAATTCCGGCTGCCACCTGTGCCAGTCCTAAAAAATTCCAATACAATCCGGATTGATATAAAGCTTCAAAAAAGTATCCGATTGGGTTATCAGCTGAAATTCTGGTAAACCTCTCTCCCATAAGCTTT
Encoded here:
- a CDS encoding helix-turn-helix transcriptional regulator encodes the protein MNSLRSGEYFGETNQMVNLEGLTITDTEYTHPYVDWHYHENAYFTFLLQGTMTEGNRKETYGCSAGTLLYHHWEDPHYNRKPDIFTRGFHIELSQSWFDRFDIQKNKVEGSFNIKNPALKLLVYQMFKETKTNDISFDLNINQLLLHLFNQLTHQKENTERKPLWVGRINEILHESFTENLSLTELSKTLNIHPVHLSREFHKHFHCNLGEYLRKLKINKSMELLNSPSSLTDIALECGFSDQSHFIRCFKENIGITPLKYRNLLKNH
- a CDS encoding SDR family NAD(P)-dependent oxidoreductase; the encoded protein is METKKVWFVTGASKGLGFELVKKLLSEGFQVAATSRTVESLISNIGESSENFLPLSVNITDNNDIKSAIEKTVNHFGQIDVVVNNAGYGQIGTLEELTDEEARENYAVNVFGTLNVIRNAMPYLRKQRSGNIFNISSVGGYSANFPGWGIYCSTKFAVAGFTEALAEEVKDFGVHATVVYPGYFRTDFLTKDSVKTPANPIQAYEAARNSEQAHLNEINGNQPNDPEKAADVLIQISKEKNPPVHLLLGVGTMEFLNNKIDILKKDAEKWESLTVSTAI
- a CDS encoding helix-turn-helix domain-containing protein, which produces MKQPVRFNSISDFHAFCGLPSPEHPLISLIDYSKVRYVVENEELRWIQNFYSIGLKKNVTPKFNYGQQQYDFNSGVLCFVSPQQYLSLEINPDIEAEPTGYLLLIHPDFLWNTSLTRKIKSYDFFSYKVKEALFLSDKEEKILVDLFKNIEREYMANIDKFTQDLIIAQIELLLIYSDRFYERQFFTRKKSSHELLYKFEDILSQYFENGNLLENGIPTVKCIAEQMNISPNYLGTLLRLHTRQNTQQHIQNKLIDAAKERLSTTNLSVSEIAYELGFEHPQSFSKLFKQKTNQSPGEFRKLFN
- a CDS encoding serine hydrolase domain-containing protein, with the translated sequence MKSFLLLIFIFIFCLHHGQNNNIVNPEKIENPVQKKNSGKIVFLSQNTPLDNLKDSDILTSTVFQENGDLGIHAFFDNSLINYLHQLEPGWTMDELLKKGNYQFSFYVDGKLIYQENINTGAGTSDHKKFKTSLRIPLLSSKNEDSWGRYLWMRFYMAHDGIDALSAGNHVLKIEIRPYLTTYTIITGSVIAEGQINLTVPAQNTTEQQIAIQPIQSNSGWNISQERINTESIRTLNKKIAENRFKNITGIAVIKEGKLLIEEYFNGSGRDSLQDTRSVGKSFSSALTGIAIQDGYLKSENQTLKEFYDLKLFKNYSSQKENITIKSLLTMSSGFDGNDENSESPGNEENMYPTENWVKFTLDLPLTGNKTGKNWSYFTAGVVLSGDILDKTVPKGLKNYADKTLFQPLGITRYKWQFTPQQKPSLAGGLRMRLLDLAKFGQLYKNNGDWNGKTILSKEWIKKSFTNYFPDHPDFEGYGYLFWRKIYKVGNKSYEAFHSSGNGGNKIIIFTQIPVVIVITAQAYNKPYAHQQSEKIVQDYLLPALKMSNE
- the rimM gene encoding ribosome maturation factor RimM (Essential for efficient processing of 16S rRNA), whose translation is MRKEDCYFLGKITRRHGLAGNVILKLDTDQPELYNKLESIFVEINGLLVPFFIEKSSWSKLDALNLAFKNSSEAMVDQVLGKSVYLPLASLPKLSGKQFYYHEIIGFEILDQNDNNCGVIRSVNDQTAQVYFITNLDGKEVVIPMIKDWILEVDREERIIKMELPEGLIDVFLVPSKKDE
- a CDS encoding 30S ribosomal protein S16; the protein is MSVKIRLQRHGKKGKPFFHIVVADSRARRDGRFIEKLGTYNPITNPATIELNVDSAVKWLNNGAQPTDTARAILSYKGALYKKHLQGGVAKGAFDEAEAEKRFNAWVEAKDAKVQGKVEGLATAKADAKKAALEAEVKVNEARVAAAAQAEADAKAAEEAANAPAEEVVAEATEGEAPAAETEENTEA
- a CDS encoding nitroreductase; this encodes MSKATILKEIIEERRSIFPKDYTDTEISQEVLEEIVNSATFAPNHKRTKPWRFKIFKGEEKAQLAAEMQAIYKTVTPEQLFLEKKYNDIGFKINKANVVVSIVVNFSGMVPEWEEIAATSMAVQNMYLSCTANNIGCYWSSPKIVDELKDSLTIEENQKCLGLFYMGTV
- a CDS encoding DoxX family membrane protein, with translation MKFEQLRTGRINQWIIIHLRYLVGSAFFPSGLIKLMGERFTRISADNPIGYFFEALYQSGLYWNFLGLAQVAAGILLMTQRFATLGALMFLAILSNIWVITLSLSFSGTWIITSLMMIAVLILVIWDQHKLLPVFNYNKASTVKEYPDPDNRWIIAGVVYSISFIVLFMLNPAKGEVYEKWLSILIVLIIAATFIISNYQAYKNRKLAIHP